The DNA segment tcctggctcagggGTTCACACCTGGGCACACATGCAGGATTCTGCAGGCCAGTGTGCACCGAGCCTCCAACTTGCGCCTCCCTACTTCAGGTGACCAGAAGTCAGCAGCTTCCCAGAAGCCCCGAAGCCGGGGCATCCTCCACTCACTCTTCTGCTGTGTCTGCCGGGATGATGGGGAGGCCCTGCCTGCTCACAGCGGGGCGCCCCTGCTTGTGGAGGAGAATGGCGCCATCCCTAAGGTGCGTGGGGGCCAGGTGGGGCCGCGGGGGCACCTGGACTCAGTCTTCAGGGCTTTAGGGGAAGGGGCTCCTGACTGAGCTTTTCAGGATGGACTTGCAGACCTGAAAGGTGCAGAGTAGGAGGGTGGCAGCCTCCCCTGCCAGGCCCTGCCCACTGTGGGGAAACTGAATTCTCCCTCATGAGTGGAAGCTTTTTTCTACCTTGGTTTTCAGAGAGGTCTCAAAGAGCCAGGAGGCCTACCCAAGCCCTAGAGCTGGCAGGGGCAAAGCTGGGAAGGGGGAAGTATCTGTTCCTGGGGCCTGGGGTTCCTCTGGAGAGGGCTAGGGGGAGAAGCCTGCGTGGGAGGAAGGACCAGGCCCAGAGAGAGGCACCCCAGCCAGCCCCGCCCTCCCTACAGCAGACCCCAGTCCAATACCTGCTCCCTGAGGCCAAGGCCCAGGACTCAGACAAGATCTGCGTGGTCATCGACCTGGACGAGACCCTGGTGCACAGCTCCTTCAAGGTGGGCCCTGCTCAACAGCCCTCAGCCCGGGTCTCGGGGGGCGTCCCCCACCCTGGCCTGGGAGGGAGGTGTGTGCTGGACCCCATGCCCTGGGGCTCCTCTTCCAACTCCAGCAGCTCTTTTCCCCCCACAGCCAGTGAACAACGCGGACTTCATCATCCCTGTGGAGATTGATGGGGTGGTCCACCAGGTGAGGGCCAGGAAGAGGCAGTGGTGGGCTTGGCATCTGCCTCCAGATCTTAGGCTCTTCCCACCAATCCGGAGCGCCTCGGATGGGAATTGGATACATGTGGAATgtcagaggcccagagagggtgtgAGACTTgtcccaaagtcacacagaacCTCAAGGGCTTGTGCTGACTCCAAGCCTGCAGAGTGGGCTCCTCCTCTAGGCACCCCCGTGCTGTGCTCCCTCGCCCCACCCTGCCCGGGACCCAGTTCAAGTAATTCAGGATAGGTTGTGTGCTGTCCAGCCTGTTCTCCATTACTTGGCTCGGGGACCGGTGCCCTGCAGCCTTGGGGTGAGGGGGCTGCCCCTGGATTCCTGCAttaggctgaggctgaggcaggggaagggACTGGGAATTAGGGACCTCGTGAGGTAGGACTGGCCAGTGGAGTGGAAGTTTTGATCGTTTTCTGGGGGGGCTGGGGGGTACAGTTTCCCCAGCAGTGGTCAGGGTAGCTGGCCAAGCGGAGCCTGCAGGCCCAGCCTCCTTCCTGtgcgcctctgcctccctggcccaTGCCCTGCCAGCCCTCGGCCACCCCTACACTGCCCCACTGGCCCGCAGCCCCCTCACTGGCCCGCCCCCCAGGTCTACGTGTTGAAGCGGCCTCACGTGGATGAGTTCCTGCAGCGAATGGGCGAGCTCTTTGAATGTGTGCTGTTCACTGCTAGCCTCGCCAAGGTGAGCCCCACAGGGGTCCCGGGGCAACCCTGCCCTCCTACCTACCTCCCGCATGCAGCCCAATGAACCTACGGGCCCCAGGATGACCCACCTCCTGCTCCCAGTACGCAGACCCAGTAGCTGACCTGCTGGACAAATGGGGGGCCTTCCGGGCCCGGCTGTTTCGAGAGTCCTGCGTCTTCCACCGGGGGAACTACGTGAAGGACCTGAGCCGGTTGGGTCGAGACCTGCGGCGGGTGCTCATCCTGGACAACTCACCTGCCTCCTATGTCTTCCATCCAGACAATGCTGTGAGTGCGGGCTGGACTGGGACTGGGACAGGAGCTGAGACCCAGGAAGGGGTCAGTCCATTcaggccaccttggcctcctggatcCCCAGTTGGGGGGTGGGTGCCCTCCCAGTCCTTCCTGCATTCATTGCCTGTGCCTGCCGCCCACTCCCCTCATCCACCTGCCCTGTAGCCATATGGTCTTTTCCCCTCGCACACAGCAGAGCATCTGCCATGCACAGGGGCCCCCACAGGGCAACGGAGTTtggaaagtttcaacttttcgAATTGCCAGTTGTGACCTACTGATGGCCCACAGAATTAATTTAGTGGGTTCTGATTGGGaattttaacaaaatgaaatagaatagaaaatatccggtcgggtgcagtggctcatgcctgtaatcccagcactttgggaagctgaggtgggcaggtagctgagcccagtagttcaagaccagcctcggcaacatggtgaaaccttatgtctacaaaaaatacaaaaattagccaggcgtggtggtgcatgcctggagtcccggctatgcagaaggctgaggtgggagtatcacttgagccctggaggcagaggctgtggtgagccaagattgtgccactgcactctagcctgggcaacagagcaagaccctgcctcaaaaaaaaaaaagtatctgagtGCTTCGCACAGATAAGGTTAGGAATTGTGAAGCTTTTGCATTGTTACGTTATAAATGTGTTTTCCTGGGGGTTGCTGTCAAAAAAGTTTGAACACTGTGGGTGAGGGGTTTTCAGAAACTGCATGATCTGAGTAGTGGCTACATAGGGCTGGCCTGGAAATTCTGCACCCAGGACCACCTGCCCCCCTCATCTTCCTACACCCACTTCCCCAGGTACCGGTGGCCTCGTGGTTTGACAACATGAGTGACACAGAGCTCCACGACCTCCTCCCCTTCTTCGAGCAACTCAGCCGTGTGGACGACGTGTACTCAGTGCTCAGGCAGCCACGGCCAGGGAGCTAGTGAGGGTGATGGGGCCAGGACCTGCCCCTGACCAATGATACCCACACCTCCTCCCAGGAAGATTGCCCAGGCCTTTGTTAGGAAAACCCATGGCCGCCGCCACACTCAGTGCCATGGGGAAGCGGGCGTCTCCCCCACCAGCCCCACCAGGCGGTGTAGGGGCAGCAGGCTGCACTGAGGACCGTGAGCTCCAGGCCCCGTGTCAGTGCCTTCAAACCTCCTCCCCTATTCTCAGGGGACCTGGGGGGCCCTGCCTGCTGCTCcctttttctgtctctgtccATGCTGCCATGTTTCTCTGCTGCCAAATTGGGCCCCTTGGCCCCTTCCGGTTCTGCTTCCTGGGGGCAGGGTTCCTGCCTTGGACCCCCAGTCTGGGAACGGTGGACATCAAGTGCCTTGCATAGAGCCCCCTCTTCCCCGCCCAGCTTTCCCAGGGGCACAGCTCTAGGCTGGGAGGGGAGAAccagcccctccccctgccccacctcctcCCTTGGGACTGAGAGGGCCCCTACCAACCTTTGCCTCTGCCTTGGAGGCAGGGGAGGTCTGTTACCACTGGGGAAGGCAGCAGGAGTCTGTCCTTCAGGCCCCACAGTGCAGCTTCTCCAGGGCCGACAGCTGAGGGCTGCTCCCTGCATCATCCAAGCAATGACCTCAGACTTCTGCCTTAACCAGCCCTGGGGCTTGGCTCCCCCAGCTCTGAGCGTGGGGGCATAGGCAGGACCCCCCTTGTGGTgccatataaatatgtacatgtgtatatagatttttaggggaaggagagagggaagggtcAGGGTAGAGACACCCCTCCCTTGCCCCTTTCCTGGGCCCAGAagttggggggagggagggaaaggatttttacattttttaaactgcTATTTTCTGAATGGAACAAGCTGGGCCAAGGGGCCCAGGCCCTGTCCTCTGTCCCTCACACCCCTTTGCTCCGTTCGTTCATTCAAAaaaacatttcttgagcaccttCTGTGCCCAGCATATGCTAGGCCCACCAGCtaagtgtgtgtgggggggtctcTACGCCAGCTCATCAGTGCCTCCTTGCCTATCCTTCACCGGTGCCTTTGGGAGATCTGTAGGAGGTGGGACCTTCTGTGGGGTTTGGGGATCTCCAGGAAGCCCGACCAAGCTGTCCCCTTCCCCTGTGCCAACCCATCCCCTACAGCCCCCTGCCTGATCCCGTGCTGGCTGGGGGCAGCTCCCAGGATATCCTGCCTTCCAACTGTTTCTGAAGCCCCTCCTCCTAACATGGCGATTCCGGAGGTCAAGGCCTTGGGCTCTCCCCAGGGTCTAACGGTTAAGGGGACCCACATACCAGTGCCAAGGGGGATGTCAAGTGGTGATGTCGTTGTGCTCCCCTCCCCCAGAGCGGGTGGGCGGGGGGTGAATATGGTTGGCCTGCATCAGGTGGCCTTCCCATTTAAGTGCCTTCTCTGTGACTGAGAGCCCTAGTGTGATGAGAACTAAAGAGAAAGCCAGACCCCTATCCTGCTTCTGTGGTTATTGCGGGGGACTTCAGCAAGTGGGGTGTGTGCCTTGCACCTGCGGCTGCCGTTGgccccccccgccccctccccggcTTCAGCACACCTAGAGGGCTGttggtggagggaggggctgCCCGGCCCTCGACACTTCAGGTGGGAAGGGCAGCGTCAGAGCACAAATTTGAGCCTCCAGGCTGTGCTCGTCTACGTCTCCCCGCCTCGGGGATGTggtctgcaaaatggagatgtgCCCTATTGGCAGGACTAATTAAGTGCCTGGACACAGACGACAGGATACTAGTAGCTGGAAAGCAAAATTCGAAGGCCTGGGCAGGGGCAGTCCTGGAATGCGGCGGGGGGGGCGTGGCCTCTGCCCTGGAGCGGAGGGGCGGGGCTTGTGCGGCCCCGAAAGCAGAGGCGGGGAGCGGGGCGAGGCTCTGGGTGGAGGCTCCAGCGGCAGAACTTGTTGGCCTGGGTGCGGCGGGCTCCGGCGCCTGGCTCTGCCGGGCGGCCTGGGTGGGGCCGGCGCCGGGGCTCGGCCCCCCCCGCCCCCCTGCGGCCTCTGAGCAGCCATTGGCCGCGCCCCCGCCCCACTTCCCGCCCCGCCCCGCGTCCGGGAGGCACTTCCTTTGCGAAACCGCGCGGCCCCAGGCTCCGGCAGGAAATGCCTTCCCGCCGTCCCCAGCCAGCCTTTGCTTGCTTCCCACGCCAGCCGCTAGAGGCCTCCCTGTCCTCGCGGACGCAGGAACTCCCCGGGGGCTGGAAAGATGGGGCCCACCTCACTCACCCCTTTCCCGGGGGTCGGGCGTTTCTGGAGCCCCCACCGCACACACCCAGGGAAGAAGGGGGAAATGCCTCTCAGGTGTTGGTGCCTGCgccccagctccacctccccatccTGTCTGCTCAACACCTTACCTCCTGAATCCAGCCCCCAGGCGGCCTCTTGGTGCCCCAGACGCTGATCGGTCCCCAAGTCTGTGTGAGGGGGAGTCAGCGCTGTGTGAAACCGCCCTTTGTCCTCCTTCCACTACTTTTCTCTGGTAAAAAAGATTCAAGAAGCACCCTGGAAAAACCTGCAGTTACCCTAGTCTCAGTTTTGGCCTGGGCTGGACCACAAGAGCCCTTGGCTATATAAATACCCAGTCCTCTCCGGTCTCTGCCCTCATCCTCGGGTCCTGCTCTTATTTCCTACTCTCCATGCAAACACTGATCCTCCCAGATGTGCATCGCAGAGGCCAGATAAACACGCAAAGGAGCTCCAGACTTTGAGACCACAGTGAGgcttccccaccaccaccacctacaCACCCTGTACCCACATGAAGTTCAAGTCAACCACATGTATCGGGTGcgtactgtgtgccaggcaccgtgcCAGGACCAGGCTGTGCCTCTGCTCTCAGGGAACTCACACCCTAGGGTGGAGAGAAAGAAACGTGAACAGATGGTCACTGCAATTCTGCAAATGCAGCACGGGAGAACCATGGAAGGCGGGTGAGGACAGGGGACACCTAGCCCTACTTGGGCAGCCCTGGAGGATTGGAAAACACTCCCTGCAGTAGCGAGgctcagaggagtttggaaatgaggaaatgaggccGCAGAATGCAGGAGGGGGTAGATTATGCAGATCTATGGCCAGACCAAGGGAgtggcctttctttttttcttttttctttttcttttttttttttttttttttgagacgaggtctctgtctcccaggctaatgtgcaaaggcatgatcatggctcactgcagcctcaacctcctgggctcaagccatcctcccgcttcagcctgtaggagtatttgggactacaggcatgcaccaccacgcctggctaatttttaaatttttttgtgtggagatgggttcttactatgttgtccaggctggtctggaacttctaggctcaagcgatcctcccacctcagcctctgaaagtcctgggattgcaggtgtgagccaccgtgcctggctgggagTAGCCTTTTTCTTGCAGGCAGAGGGTGCCTTTGAGGAACCCTGAGCAGGAGTGAGCTGTGCTGAAACCTGGCAGCTGCACGTTGGAAGCTAAATTAGGCGTACACGGATACAAGACCCTATTGGGAGACCACAGGCGTGGTCCCAAACATGGAAGATGAAGACCTGAACTTAGGCAGaataaagaggaaaggaaggggccgggtgcagtggctcacacctataatcccagcactttgggaggccgaggcgggcagattgcctgagctcgggagttcaaaaccagcctgggcaaaatggcgaaaccccatctctactacaaattcaaaaaaaaaaaaaaaaattagcctgccgtggtggcaggcgcctgtaattccagctactcaggaggctgaggcaggagaaccacttgaacccgggaggcagagcttgcagtgagccgagatcacaccgctgtactccagcctgggcgacagagcaagactgtctcaaaaaaaaaaaaaaaaagaggaaaggaaggagggatggatgTGACATAGGAGATAAACTTGGCAGGAAGAGGTGGCTAGCTGGCCCTGGGGGCAGGAGTGGAGGAGTTGGAGGAAGGTGATGTCTTCTGTCTTTGGAGATGTCAGATGTGAAAATGTCTCTACTAGAGCCTGGTGTGGGGCAGAGATTCCCTGTTTGcttgtaacacacacacacacacacacacacacacacacacacaatcactccAGAGGATGTAGGGAAACAGGCCTGTAAACTGGTGCAACCTCCTTGGAAAGTGATTTGAGAATatccatatgtatataaaaaaaaattttttttttgagacagagtctcgctctgtcgcccaggctggagagcagtgaccttcgtttactgcaacctccaccacatgggttcaagcgattctcctgcctcagtctcctgagtagctgggactacaggtgtctaccatcacacccggctaattttttgtatttttagtagagacagggtttcaccatgttggccaggctgatctcaaactcaaacctgaccttgtgatccacccgccttggcctcccaaagcaccgggataacgggtgtgagccaccgcacctggccaaaaatatttttttaatgcagacaactttttttttttttctggacggagtctcgctctgtcgcccaggctggagtgcagtggcatgatctcggctcactgcaagctctgcctcccgggttctcgccattctcctgcctcagcctcccgagtagctgggactacaggcacccaccatcgcgcccggctaattttttgtatttttagtagagatggggtttcaccatgttaaccaagatagtctcgatctcctgacctcgtgatccacctgcctcagcctcccaaagtgctgggattacaggcatgcgccactggcccattgtatcattttttaaaatttgttttatttaaaaaaaaataggtccaggtgcggtggcacatgcctgtaatcccagcactttgggaggccgaggcaggtggaacacctgaagtcaggagttcaagaccagcctgactaacatggtgaaaccctgtctctactaaataccaaaaaaaaaaaaaattagctgagtgtggtggcgcattcctgtaatcccagctacttcaggaggctgaggcaggagaatcgcttgaaaccaggtggcagaggttgcagtgagcgaagatcctgccattgcactccagcctaggcaaaacaagagcaaaacactgtctcaaaaataaataaaatataataaaatagagactgggtctcactatgttgcccaggctggtctcgaacttctgggctcaagtgatccacccacctcagcctcctaaagtgcggtgattacagtcttgagccactacactcagccCATTGTatcatttgtaatagcaaaacacttaaaataatCTAAGTGTCCACCAATGAAGAACTGGTTAAATACATTTTGTTATTGAATACCATGTAGTCATGAAAACTATGAGGAGGAACTATACAAGCTGATATAGAATGATCTCCAAGGGATACTGTTAAATGAAACAAGGCAAGATTCATAACAATGATGGTGTACTCCTATTaaggcaaaatataaaaatagacgcaaatataaatatatactttcacTTACTCTGAGAAGATAATTGTGGCTAATCTTGgggagtgaggctgggggagtgaGATTCATCTAATGTATAAGAGACACATTTTATTACATATCTGTTtgtaatttgaattattttaccaGGTACatttactaaattttattttatttactttttttttttgagacagagtttcactcttgttgcccaggatggagtgcagtggtgcgatcttggctcactgcaacttctgcctcctgtgttcaagtgattctcctgcctcagcctcccgagtagtgggattacaggcacctgacaccacgcccagctaattttttgtatttttagtag comes from the Pan troglodytes isolate AG18354 chromosome 13, NHGRI_mPanTro3-v2.0_pri, whole genome shotgun sequence genome and includes:
- the CTDSP1 gene encoding carboxy-terminal domain RNA polymerase II polypeptide A small phosphatase 1 isoform X2; the encoded protein is MDSSAVITQISKEEARGPLRGKGDQKSAASQKPRSRGILHSLFCCVCRDDGEALPAHSGAPLLVEENGAIPKTPVQYLLPEAKAQDSDKICVVIDLDETLVHSSFKPVNNADFIIPVEIDGVVHQVYVLKRPHVDEFLQRMGELFECVLFTASLAKYADPVADLLDKWGAFRARLFRESCVFHRGNYVKDLSRLGRDLRRVLILDNSPASYVFHPDNAVSAGWTGTGTGAETQEGVSPFRPPWPPGSPVGGWVPSQSFLHSLPVPAAHSPHPPAL
- the CTDSP1 gene encoding carboxy-terminal domain RNA polymerase II polypeptide A small phosphatase 1 isoform X3 codes for the protein MDSSAVITQISKEEARGPLRGKGDQKSAASQKPRSRGILHSLFCCVCRDDGEALPAHSGAPLLVEENGAIPKQTPVQYLLPEAKAQDSDKICVVIDLDETLVHSSFKPVNNADFIIPVEIDGVVHQVYVLKRPHVDEFLQRMGELFECVLFTASLAKYADPVADLLDKWGAFRARLFRESCVFHRGNYVKDLSRLGRDLRRVLILDNSPASYVFHPDNAVPVASWFDNMSDTELHDLLPFFEQLSRVDDVYSVLRQPRPGS
- the CTDSP1 gene encoding carboxy-terminal domain RNA polymerase II polypeptide A small phosphatase 1 isoform X4, with protein sequence MDSSAVITQISKEEARGPLRGKGDQKSAASQKPRSRGILHSLFCCVCRDDGEALPAHSGAPLLVEENGAIPKTPVQYLLPEAKAQDSDKICVVIDLDETLVHSSFKPVNNADFIIPVEIDGVVHQVYVLKRPHVDEFLQRMGELFECVLFTASLAKYADPVADLLDKWGAFRARLFRESCVFHRGNYVKDLSRLGRDLRRVLILDNSPASYVFHPDNAVPVASWFDNMSDTELHDLLPFFEQLSRVDDVYSVLRQPRPGS
- the CTDSP1 gene encoding carboxy-terminal domain RNA polymerase II polypeptide A small phosphatase 1 isoform X1; its protein translation is MDSSAVITQISKEEARGPLRGKGDQKSAASQKPRSRGILHSLFCCVCRDDGEALPAHSGAPLLVEENGAIPKQTPVQYLLPEAKAQDSDKICVVIDLDETLVHSSFKPVNNADFIIPVEIDGVVHQVYVLKRPHVDEFLQRMGELFECVLFTASLAKYADPVADLLDKWGAFRARLFRESCVFHRGNYVKDLSRLGRDLRRVLILDNSPASYVFHPDNAVSAGWTGTGTGAETQEGVSPFRPPWPPGSPVGGWVPSQSFLHSLPVPAAHSPHPPAL